From the genome of Malus sylvestris chromosome 6, drMalSylv7.2, whole genome shotgun sequence, one region includes:
- the LOC126625930 gene encoding acyl-CoA-binding protein-like yields MGLKEEFDEHAEKAKTLPKSTTNENKLNLYGLYKQATVGAVSTSRPGMFNMKDRVMWDAWKAVEGRSKEEAMGDYITKVKHLLGEAGAST; encoded by the exons ATGGGTTTGAAG GAGGAGTTTGATGAACATGCTGAGAAAGCCAAGACCCTTCCAAAGTCAACAACCAATGAGAACAAGCTCAATCTCTATGGACTCTACAAGCAAGCCACTGTTGGAGCAGTGAGCACCA GCCGCCCGGGAATGTTCAATATGAAGGACAGAGTAATGTGGGATGCATGGAAGGCTGTTGAAG GGAGATCCAAGGAGGAAGCTATGGGCGACTACATCACGAAGGTGAAGCACCTGCTTGGAGAGGCCGGAGCTTCTACTTGA